A portion of the Arcobacter sp. LA11 genome contains these proteins:
- a CDS encoding response regulator: MISNVSILKNITILYAEDEAALREITLNILRGFTKKQFVAENGAEGLELFKQNESEIDLIITDVNMPIMNGLEMIREIKRINPNIPIIVATAFSNTEYLLEAIDIGVDKYVLKPIDMKKLLQLMSQSLLYHELKDLYIDNLTHLPNRNKLKKDLESTQEGLMAMINIDKFSTINDLFGESNGDRVLLEFSDTLKKYFTKEEFTLYRIEADKFLAVARDYNKEVQDLYDLCKRFEDYIEE, from the coding sequence ATGATATCTAACGTATCAATTTTAAAAAATATAACAATTTTATATGCTGAAGATGAAGCAGCATTAAGAGAAATAACACTTAATATTTTAAGAGGATTTACTAAAAAACAATTTGTGGCAGAAAATGGTGCAGAGGGATTAGAGCTATTCAAACAAAATGAATCAGAAATTGACTTAATTATTACAGATGTCAATATGCCTATTATGAATGGGTTAGAAATGATTCGAGAAATAAAAAGAATTAATCCAAATATTCCTATTATTGTTGCAACTGCCTTTTCAAATACAGAATATTTACTGGAAGCTATTGATATAGGTGTTGATAAGTATGTATTAAAACCAATTGATATGAAAAAACTATTACAACTTATGAGTCAATCTTTACTTTATCATGAATTAAAAGATTTATATATAGATAACTTAACACACTTGCCAAATAGAAATAAACTAAAAAAAGATTTAGAAAGTACACAAGAAGGCCTTATGGCTATGATTAATATTGATAAATTTTCTACTATCAATGACCTTTTTGGAGAATCAAACGGAGACAGAGTACTTCTAGAGTTTTCGGATACCCTAAAAAAATATTTTACAAAAGAAGAGTTTACTTTATATAGAATTGAAGCCGATAAATTTTTAGCTGTTGCAAGAGATTATAATAAAGAAGTACAAGACCTATATGATTTATGTAAAAGATTTGAAGATTATATTGAAGAA